CCGAGCGCATCGCCGAGGAGAAGGCACGCCATGAGCATTGACACTGCTCACCGCCTGCGCCGGCTCGCCGACACACTGGCGGGCTGGCGTGAGCTGTGGCGCGACTTCACCGGAGAATCGGCTTACGACCACTACGTCGAACGCCATGAGCGTGAGCATCCCGACCACGCGCCGATGAGCGCCCGGGAGTTCTGGCGGTGGCGGGCCGACTTCGATGAACAGAATGTGTCGACGGGCTGCTGCTGAGGGTCAGTCAGCCGCAGCGATGTCGGCACGCACGACGGTGAGGATGTCACGCACCAGGCGCGATGACGTCAGGGCGCTCTGCCAGATGGCGCACAATGGTCGCTTCGGCGGATCGTGCGCCCAGGGCACCACGACGACGTCCCCGGTGCGGGCATTCTCACCGATCGTGAGTTCGCTGAGCACCGCCGGTCCGAGGCCGGCCGCGACGGCACGCACGATGGCCGTGTTCGAATCGAACTCCGCTGCCGGGCTTGCCCGGTGTGGCAGCACCGTGTCCACCATGGAGCGCGTTCCCGACCCGG
The window above is part of the Propionibacterium freudenreichii subsp. freudenreichii genome. Proteins encoded here:
- a CDS encoding YbdD/YjiX family protein, with translation MSIDTAHRLRRLADTLAGWRELWRDFTGESAYDHYVERHEREHPDHAPMSAREFWRWRADFDEQNVSTGCC